A genomic region of Prevotella scopos JCM 17725 contains the following coding sequences:
- a CDS encoding F0F1 ATP synthase subunit delta: MNTGVISVRYARALLKAACEQGIEDKVYALMQTLAQSYLQVPDLRMTIENPMLPKEKKRKLLEVACGNDCPELVGRFLSLVLKDEREDLLQLMANDYVTLYRKMKNIIRGKVITASPVSSQVEDKMKALIQSRAQGTVEFNTKIDPSLIGGFILEYDTYRMDTSVKSQLNAILTQLKK; this comes from the coding sequence ATGAATACAGGTGTAATATCGGTTCGCTATGCTCGTGCGCTATTGAAGGCTGCCTGTGAGCAAGGGATTGAAGACAAGGTCTATGCGCTCATGCAGACACTTGCCCAGAGCTACCTTCAGGTACCCGACCTCCGCATGACGATTGAAAACCCGATGCTTCCGAAGGAGAAGAAGCGTAAGCTATTGGAAGTAGCCTGTGGAAATGACTGTCCTGAGCTAGTTGGCAGATTCCTATCCCTTGTCTTGAAAGATGAGAGAGAAGACTTGCTGCAGCTCATGGCGAATGATTACGTCACGCTGTATCGTAAGATGAAGAACATCATTCGTGGAAAGGTTATCACAGCCTCACCGGTCTCTTCTCAGGTGGAAGACAAGATGAAGGCTCTCATACAGTCCAGAGCGCAGGGAACCGTAGAGTTCAACACTAAGATTGACCCTTCACTCATTGGTGGATTTATTCTGGAGTATGATACTTACAGAATGGATACCAGCGTGAAGAGCCAACTGAATGCTATCCTCACACAATTAAAAAAGTAA
- a CDS encoding SusC/RagA family TonB-linked outer membrane protein, with the protein MKSMIKTNLGRSLLLVVPLVCCPYTAHKAYATQSVTIQAQASVIKGKVIDSRTGEPVISASVTIKGTKKIALTNIDGEFSIDVKAGEELVITSLGYEKMTVRAENNMTVSMVSSSTMLSETVVVGYSTQKRNSLTGSLQSIDNKELTNITTANVTNMLTGKIPGMNVMPGSGKPGSFGAIIVRGKSTINGSTAPLWVIDGVIVGKDPGDINPNDIETLTVLKDAASTAIYGSQGANGVIVVTTKGAKSGKTSITFSTKMGISTLNNGKVKMMDGAELYDYYKSFTNAAEIAFPRWNDKLRDSNFDWWKLATHTGNVQNYDLTINSGGEKLSAVFTGGVYKEDGAVRGYDFTRYNTMMKLNFKPYSWIAIRPSFNGSKGVIDDRQRSTYSMYSMLPWDSPYDEEGKIVGNRSSSWVNSNSTNYLYELQYNWSKYDSYAFNGNFDFDIYLTDWLTFSSVNSYRWSTHLDKSYSDPRTSGAEGKGRVSESTSTNTRRYTNQLLKATRSFGDYHGFLMLGYEFNDGEYRYHSSDGTGLVPGFAQLDITSTPEAVGGNKFEWAVQSFFANLNADYANKYLLQLSLRTDGASNFGSDAAYGTFFSVSGGWVATAEKWFKVPCIDYLKVRASFGSVGSRPNSLYPQYGLYSLRASYNEVPGAVITQLANKKLTWEKSYTTGVGIDLNMFKRLRMTFDFYSKRTSNLLFAVPISGVIGVTSIWQNIGELTNTGFETTLSADIIKSKDLTWTVDANLSTNSNKIKKLYSGRDQIIEGDGIAGSTNTLLRPGLSADTYYLREWAGVDPENGAPQWYTTDANGNRVITNNYAKADQIALDKHATPTVFGSFSTTLTYKNFDFNAVFGYSLGAYIYNYSRQEYDSDGAYTDRNQFSLQKGWKRWAQKGDVATHPVAAYNNPSNSNKASTRYLESSDFLKLRSITLGYNFNLKSDIVKALRVYISGENLFCITDYSGVDPELPAADGGRNASGERSTALSISTGAGVYPSVRKFMLGVNVTF; encoded by the coding sequence ATGAAATCTATGATAAAAACTAACCTTGGAAGGTCGCTGCTACTGGTAGTGCCCCTTGTGTGTTGTCCTTATACTGCACATAAGGCATACGCCACCCAATCAGTAACCATACAGGCGCAGGCCTCTGTTATCAAAGGAAAAGTTATCGACTCACGTACGGGCGAACCGGTTATAAGTGCCAGTGTCACCATAAAGGGTACGAAGAAAATCGCACTTACCAATATCGATGGTGAGTTCTCTATCGACGTAAAGGCTGGTGAGGAGCTGGTGATTACGTCCTTAGGCTATGAGAAAATGACGGTGCGAGCTGAAAACAACATGACCGTAAGCATGGTTTCTTCATCTACGATGCTTAGTGAGACAGTAGTTGTGGGCTATAGCACACAGAAACGTAACAGTCTGACGGGTTCGTTGCAGAGTATTGATAATAAAGAACTTACTAACATTACGACAGCTAATGTCACCAATATGTTGACGGGTAAGATACCTGGTATGAACGTAATGCCGGGTTCTGGTAAGCCGGGTTCGTTCGGTGCCATTATTGTTCGTGGTAAGTCTACTATCAACGGTAGCACTGCTCCGCTGTGGGTTATCGATGGAGTAATCGTTGGTAAAGACCCAGGTGACATCAATCCTAACGATATCGAGACACTTACCGTACTCAAAGATGCTGCCTCAACGGCTATCTATGGTTCGCAGGGTGCCAATGGTGTTATCGTTGTGACAACTAAGGGGGCAAAGTCTGGTAAGACTTCTATTACCTTCTCTACCAAGATGGGTATTTCAACTCTGAACAATGGAAAAGTGAAGATGATGGATGGAGCTGAGCTATACGACTATTATAAGTCGTTTACTAACGCTGCAGAGATTGCTTTCCCACGTTGGAACGATAAACTTCGTGATAGTAATTTCGACTGGTGGAAGTTGGCTACACACACGGGAAACGTTCAGAATTACGACCTTACTATTAACAGTGGCGGCGAGAAACTGAGTGCTGTTTTTACTGGTGGTGTCTATAAGGAGGATGGTGCTGTGCGTGGATACGACTTCACTCGATACAACACGATGATGAAGCTGAACTTCAAACCTTATTCTTGGATTGCTATCCGTCCATCCTTTAATGGTAGCAAGGGAGTCATTGACGACCGTCAACGCTCTACCTATTCTATGTATTCTATGCTTCCATGGGATAGCCCTTACGATGAAGAGGGCAAGATTGTTGGCAATAGATCATCGTCATGGGTGAATAGCAACTCTACTAATTACCTTTACGAATTGCAGTATAATTGGAGCAAGTACGATTCTTATGCTTTTAATGGCAACTTCGATTTTGACATATATCTCACTGATTGGCTTACGTTCTCTTCTGTGAATAGCTATCGTTGGAGTACTCACCTCGATAAGAGTTACTCTGACCCTCGTACATCAGGAGCAGAGGGTAAGGGGCGTGTGAGCGAAAGCACGAGTACGAACACACGTCGTTATACCAACCAACTGCTGAAAGCGACACGTAGTTTCGGTGATTATCATGGTTTCTTGATGCTCGGTTATGAGTTCAATGATGGTGAATATCGTTATCATAGCAGCGATGGAACAGGCTTGGTTCCGGGCTTTGCTCAACTTGATATCACCTCAACTCCTGAGGCTGTGGGAGGTAATAAATTCGAGTGGGCAGTGCAGTCTTTCTTCGCCAACCTCAATGCTGATTATGCTAATAAGTACTTGTTGCAACTCTCACTGAGAACCGATGGTGCAAGTAACTTTGGTTCGGATGCTGCATACGGAACCTTCTTCTCTGTCAGTGGAGGCTGGGTTGCTACGGCTGAGAAGTGGTTTAAGGTACCTTGTATTGACTATTTGAAGGTGCGTGCATCGTTTGGTTCGGTAGGTAGTCGCCCTAACAGCCTCTATCCTCAATACGGACTTTACAGCTTACGTGCAAGCTATAATGAGGTTCCTGGTGCTGTCATCACTCAGCTTGCCAATAAGAAACTGACTTGGGAGAAGAGCTATACCACTGGTGTAGGTATCGACCTGAATATGTTTAAACGCTTGCGTATGACCTTCGACTTCTATAGCAAGCGTACAAGCAACTTGCTCTTTGCAGTGCCTATATCTGGTGTTATCGGTGTGACAAGCATCTGGCAGAACATTGGTGAGCTTACCAACACTGGTTTTGAGACCACTCTTTCGGCTGATATCATCAAGAGCAAGGACCTCACTTGGACAGTTGATGCCAACCTTTCTACCAACTCTAATAAGATTAAGAAGCTATATAGCGGTAGAGACCAGATTATCGAAGGTGATGGTATTGCTGGTTCAACCAACACGTTGTTACGTCCGGGTCTGAGCGCAGATACTTATTACTTGCGTGAATGGGCAGGTGTTGACCCAGAGAATGGTGCACCACAATGGTACACAACTGATGCGAATGGCAATCGTGTTATTACTAACAACTATGCTAAGGCTGACCAAATAGCACTTGACAAACACGCTACGCCAACCGTCTTCGGTAGTTTCTCAACGACCTTAACATACAAGAACTTCGACTTTAATGCTGTCTTCGGCTATTCATTGGGTGCTTACATCTATAACTACTCACGACAGGAGTATGACTCAGATGGTGCTTATACCGATCGTAACCAGTTCAGCTTGCAGAAAGGTTGGAAACGATGGGCACAGAAGGGAGACGTAGCAACACACCCAGTTGCTGCCTATAACAACCCATCTAACTCTAACAAGGCGTCAACTCGCTACTTAGAGAGCTCTGACTTCTTGAAGCTTCGTTCCATTACTTTGGGTTACAACTTCAATCTTAAGAGTGATATCGTAAAGGCATTGCGCGTTTATATCAGTGGTGAAAACCTCTTCTGCATCACCGATTACTCTGGTGTTGACCCAGAATTGCCTGCTGCCGATGGTGGTCGCAATGCTTCTGGCGAACGCTCAACAGCCCTTTCAATCTCAACAGGTGCTGGTGTTTATCCTTCTGTTCGCAAGTTTATGCTCGGCGTTAACGTTACATTCTAA
- the atpA gene encoding F0F1 ATP synthase subunit alpha — MSDKIKPSEVSEILFKELQGINSEEKFDEVGTVLTVGDGVARVYGLRNAEANELLEFENGTMAIVMNLEEDNVGCVLLGPTEGIKEGQSVKRTHRIASIRVNDNFLGRVVNPLGEAIDGKGDIDLTDSFEMPLDRKAPGVIYRQPVKEPLQTGLKAVDSMIPIGRGQRELIIGDRQTGKTAIAVDTILNQKSFYEQGNPVYCIYVAIGQKASTVATLVQNLKERGALPYTIIVSATAADPAAMQYYAPFAGAAIGEYFRDRGYSALVIYDDLSKQAVAYREVSLILRRPSGREAYPGDVFYLHSRLLERAARINNQQEIAEKMNDLPECMKGHVRGGGSLTALPIIETQAGDVSAYIPTNVISITDGQIYLESDLFNQGFRPAINVGISVSRVGGSAQIKSMKKVAGTLKIDMAQYRELEAFSKFSSDMDKVTAMTLDRGRKNNQLLIQPQYSPMPVGEQIAILYCGVHGLLRDVPVEQVRQCQDEFLESLRSTHAEVINDLASGNLTDNSIKVIEEVMGNIAGQYK; from the coding sequence ATGTCAGATAAAATTAAACCAAGTGAGGTGTCTGAGATTCTTTTCAAAGAACTTCAAGGCATCAACTCTGAGGAAAAGTTTGATGAAGTCGGTACCGTACTAACCGTCGGTGATGGTGTGGCACGTGTCTATGGTCTTCGCAATGCTGAAGCCAACGAGTTGCTTGAATTCGAGAATGGCACCATGGCTATTGTCATGAACTTGGAGGAAGACAATGTCGGTTGTGTCCTTCTGGGTCCTACTGAAGGCATCAAGGAGGGACAGAGCGTGAAGCGTACACATCGTATTGCCTCTATCCGTGTCAATGACAACTTCTTGGGACGTGTAGTCAATCCGCTTGGAGAGGCTATCGATGGCAAGGGTGATATCGACCTGACTGACTCGTTTGAGATGCCATTGGACCGTAAGGCTCCGGGTGTTATCTATCGTCAGCCAGTGAAGGAACCACTCCAGACAGGTCTGAAAGCTGTCGATTCAATGATTCCTATCGGTCGTGGTCAGCGTGAGCTTATCATTGGCGACCGCCAGACTGGTAAGACTGCCATTGCCGTTGATACAATCCTCAACCAGAAGAGCTTCTACGAGCAGGGCAATCCTGTTTATTGTATCTATGTTGCCATTGGTCAGAAGGCTTCTACCGTTGCTACATTGGTACAGAACCTCAAGGAGCGTGGCGCCTTACCTTATACTATCATCGTGAGTGCAACAGCGGCTGACCCAGCTGCTATGCAGTATTATGCACCATTTGCTGGCGCAGCTATCGGTGAATACTTCCGCGACCGTGGCTACTCTGCCCTCGTTATCTATGACGACTTGTCAAAGCAGGCTGTTGCCTATCGTGAGGTGTCACTGATTCTTCGTCGTCCTTCAGGTCGTGAGGCTTACCCTGGTGACGTCTTCTATCTCCACTCTCGTCTGCTTGAGCGTGCAGCACGTATCAACAACCAACAGGAGATTGCTGAGAAGATGAACGACCTCCCAGAGTGTATGAAGGGTCATGTAAGAGGTGGTGGCTCACTCACCGCATTGCCAATCATTGAGACACAGGCAGGTGACGTGTCAGCCTACATCCCTACGAACGTGATTTCTATTACCGACGGTCAGATTTATCTTGAGTCCGACCTCTTCAATCAGGGCTTCCGTCCAGCTATCAACGTGGGTATCTCCGTATCACGTGTGGGTGGTTCAGCACAGATTAAGAGTATGAAGAAGGTAGCTGGTACGTTGAAGATTGATATGGCACAGTATCGTGAGTTGGAAGCCTTCTCTAAGTTCTCATCAGATATGGACAAGGTCACAGCGATGACCCTTGACCGTGGACGTAAGAACAACCAGTTGCTTATCCAGCCTCAGTACAGCCCAATGCCAGTGGGTGAGCAGATTGCCATCCTCTATTGTGGCGTACACGGATTGCTTCGTGACGTACCTGTTGAGCAGGTTCGTCAGTGCCAGGATGAGTTCCTCGAGAGTTTGCGCAGCACACATGCTGAGGTCATCAACGATTTAGCAAGTGGCAACCTCACGGATAATTCAATCAAGGTAATCGAAGAAGTCATGGGCAATATTGCCGGACAATACAAATAA
- a CDS encoding F0F1 ATP synthase subunit gamma yields MASLKEIKTRIASVQSTRKITSAMKMVASSKLHHAQNAIESMLPYEAMLEHILKTFLISTSDTDTPFDVKRPVKRVALLVFSSNSSLCGGYNANAIKLMLQTIDEYHAKGLTKDDIIIYPVGRKVFEAAKKRGYTCVYPYPQLADKPNSEDCRNIAKELGQKWLKGEFDKVEMIYHHFKSAGSQILQRKNFLPIDLEEELNADTTRDLSSDVTSKAAQEYLKKKGQSETQKSNNETVVPLNDNFIVEPDLHTVLTSLIPKLLHLMVYTALLDSNASEHAARMVAMQTATDNADELLRALNLQYNKSRQAAITSELLDIVGGTVNN; encoded by the coding sequence ATGGCATCCTTAAAGGAAATCAAAACGCGTATAGCCAGTGTTCAGAGTACTCGTAAGATTACGAGTGCGATGAAGATGGTCGCGTCGAGTAAACTGCATCATGCTCAGAATGCTATCGAGAGTATGCTTCCTTACGAGGCTATGCTCGAACACATTCTCAAGACCTTCCTTATCTCTACATCTGATACGGACACTCCGTTCGATGTCAAGAGACCTGTGAAACGTGTTGCCTTACTCGTGTTCTCTTCAAACAGCTCCCTCTGTGGTGGATACAATGCGAATGCCATCAAGCTGATGCTGCAGACGATAGACGAATATCATGCGAAGGGCTTGACCAAGGACGACATCATCATCTACCCCGTAGGACGAAAAGTGTTTGAAGCGGCTAAGAAGCGTGGATATACCTGCGTATATCCTTATCCGCAACTTGCCGACAAACCGAACTCTGAGGACTGCCGTAATATCGCCAAGGAGTTAGGACAGAAGTGGCTGAAAGGTGAGTTTGATAAGGTGGAGATGATCTATCACCATTTCAAGAGTGCAGGAAGCCAGATTCTCCAACGTAAGAATTTCCTTCCGATTGACCTTGAGGAAGAACTCAATGCCGACACCACACGCGACCTCTCATCGGATGTTACGAGCAAGGCTGCACAGGAATATCTGAAGAAGAAAGGACAGTCTGAAACACAGAAGTCTAATAATGAGACTGTCGTTCCACTGAATGACAACTTCATTGTTGAGCCTGATCTGCACACAGTATTGACTTCATTAATACCAAAGCTGTTGCATCTCATGGTCTATACCGCTCTTCTTGACAGCAATGCCTCTGAGCATGCTGCCCGAATGGTTGCCATGCAGACCGCAACTGATAATGCTGACGAACTACTTCGTGCGCTCAACTTGCAATATAACAAGTCGCGTCAGGCAGCCATCACGTCTGAGTTGCTCGATATTGTTGGCGGTACGGTAAATAACTAA
- a CDS encoding IS3 family transposase, protein MSKEKREHRKLTEKIVVRAVMDVRADAPRIGAKKLLHMLMDIYPGLMLGRDRFYQLMHKHHLMLKPSRCRHTTNSNHNYFKYKNTAKGMVLTRPAQLWVADITYIDTEDGVVYLHLITDAFTHEIIGWKLSDSLQAVNTLAALDMAIEHSQGMNLSLMTHHSDRGVQYCSNAYVARLESIHSGISMTEDYNPTDNAIAERVNGIIKQEWLYHMKRPKNLDDARCTIAGIIDFYNNKRPHMSNGMLTPRQMREKHCNVA, encoded by the coding sequence GTGAGTAAAGAGAAGAGGGAGCATCGTAAACTTACTGAGAAAATTGTCGTACGTGCAGTAATGGATGTTCGTGCAGATGCTCCTCGAATAGGTGCAAAGAAACTTTTGCACATGCTTATGGATATCTATCCTGGCTTAATGCTTGGGCGCGACAGGTTCTACCAGCTAATGCACAAGCATCACCTTATGCTGAAGCCATCCAGATGTCGCCACACCACGAACTCCAATCACAACTATTTCAAGTATAAGAACACGGCAAAAGGAATGGTTCTTACACGTCCTGCACAACTCTGGGTAGCAGACATCACATATATAGATACTGAGGATGGTGTGGTCTATCTTCACCTCATAACCGATGCATTCACTCATGAGATAATCGGATGGAAGCTTTCTGACAGTCTGCAGGCTGTCAATACGCTTGCTGCCCTAGACATGGCAATAGAACATTCACAGGGTATGAATCTCTCGCTGATGACGCACCACTCTGATCGTGGGGTTCAATACTGCAGCAACGCCTACGTGGCAAGGCTGGAGAGTATACACTCGGGCATAAGCATGACTGAAGACTACAACCCTACAGATAATGCAATCGCCGAAAGAGTGAACGGAATAATAAAGCAAGAGTGGCTCTACCACATGAAACGACCGAAGAACCTCGATGATGCACGATGCACTATTGCTGGTATCATAGACTTCTACAACAATAAGAGACCCCATATGAGCAACGGCATGCTTACGCCAAGACAAATGAGAGAAAAGCACTGCAATGTAGCATAA
- the atpB gene encoding F0F1 ATP synthase subunit A encodes MKYLRHLLCMVVMLFLLVPGVAASEQKDEGVNLQEILWGHIKDSYEWHVTNIGDKPIIINLPVIVKTSKGWYTGWAEDFAEEPIEEGPHAGYRPCKNNPDLFIATKGNYERRIVELQKDGTEVRPFDLSITKSVCVLFIDAIILMLCILIPARWCRRHKVTDKAPKGFTGLMHMFVMYVYDEVIKPTLGKDSEKYAPYLLTCFFFIFVANIMGIVPFPPGGGNLTGNITITFFLAICTFLVTNFSGTKHYWKDIFWPDVPAWLKVPVPLMPVIEIFGIFTKPFALMVRLFANMMAGHAIALALTCIIFIMATMGVVLSSSMTVVSVAMSIFMMLLEILVSFIQALVFTMLSAVFISLAHVHETEA; translated from the coding sequence ATGAAATATCTCAGACATCTTCTCTGCATGGTTGTGATGCTCTTCCTGCTCGTGCCTGGCGTTGCCGCATCAGAGCAAAAGGACGAGGGCGTAAACCTGCAGGAGATATTGTGGGGACACATTAAGGACTCTTACGAGTGGCACGTCACCAATATCGGAGACAAGCCCATCATCATTAACCTGCCCGTCATCGTGAAGACGTCAAAGGGCTGGTACACGGGTTGGGCTGAAGACTTTGCCGAAGAGCCAATAGAGGAAGGTCCACACGCTGGTTATCGTCCTTGCAAGAACAATCCTGATTTGTTCATTGCGACGAAGGGTAACTACGAACGTCGTATCGTTGAGTTGCAGAAGGACGGCACAGAAGTACGCCCCTTCGACCTCTCTATAACGAAGTCGGTGTGTGTACTTTTCATTGACGCTATCATCCTTATGTTGTGTATCTTGATTCCAGCACGTTGGTGTCGCCGCCATAAGGTGACGGATAAGGCTCCGAAAGGCTTTACAGGATTGATGCACATGTTCGTGATGTATGTCTATGATGAGGTGATAAAACCGACATTGGGTAAGGACTCTGAGAAGTATGCGCCATATCTTCTGACGTGTTTCTTCTTCATCTTTGTAGCCAATATCATGGGTATCGTACCTTTCCCACCGGGTGGTGGTAACCTCACGGGTAACATAACGATTACATTCTTCTTGGCCATCTGCACGTTCTTGGTAACTAACTTCTCAGGAACAAAGCATTATTGGAAGGATATCTTTTGGCCAGACGTCCCAGCATGGTTGAAGGTGCCAGTGCCTTTGATGCCAGTGATTGAGATTTTTGGTATCTTCACAAAGCCTTTCGCCTTGATGGTTCGTCTCTTTGCCAATATGATGGCAGGACATGCTATTGCGTTGGCTTTAACCTGTATCATCTTCATCATGGCAACGATGGGTGTTGTGCTTAGCTCGTCCATGACAGTTGTGAGCGTGGCTATGAGTATCTTCATGATGCTCCTGGAGATTCTGGTAAGCTTTATCCAAGCTTTGGTATTCACGATGTTGAGTGCCGTGTTTATCTCTTTGGCACATGTGCATGAAACGGAAGCGTAG
- a CDS encoding RagB/SusD family nutrient uptake outer membrane protein — translation MKKVYVLLLAAIAMVSCSVERHPEYMMDDDTMTKNIDESFPSLLNGCYGFLKTWSDPMYRCGEYAGDNIMIRGTSTDAFYEFISYSRTPNNYRLQNFWDYSYKVVAQASNIIKDIPEGKSTITDTQLGECYYLRGMIYFYLCRAYGRPYAQNPDTNLGMPIVNGTPDDPVNAVLPNRSTVKETYEQAIKDLEKAASLMTEDLHSEERCIFASKEATWAMLSRIYLYMSGTYETPNTAYAQKSVEYATKVIDSGKFSLLSRKDYGVSNTLEPENNPENIFVVKRVDSEFPGWDYYYTIGGMYSNIGGMGWGEMYASGKYLDLLNETGQNDWFNKKYSDIRAQFIEPQYVKDKTDKYVPVFRFIKNVYDASGNQVNFNYVQLRYTRHPDNSLTCDTTGTGHTTPLVLTPIDPTQRLYSINYQGHTYRGVLDYQMKLNRVYPMFYVVKCSRQGGKENQLYSPIISRLDEMYLNRAEANVKLGNIANAMADVNTIRERAIVGGSYTSAQFTAATAKTLVDKERQLELAFEAERSYDVFRNGDTLTRRFPGPHQPMVDIPATDYRVIYFIPQSAINAYKGNLEQNPSSN, via the coding sequence ATGAAAAAAGTATATGTGCTGCTCTTAGCAGCTATTGCAATGGTATCGTGTAGCGTAGAGCGTCATCCTGAATACATGATGGATGATGATACCATGACTAAAAATATTGATGAGAGTTTTCCATCGCTACTGAATGGATGCTATGGATTCCTGAAAACGTGGTCGGACCCTATGTATCGCTGTGGCGAATATGCTGGAGATAATATCATGATTCGTGGTACTTCGACCGATGCTTTCTATGAGTTTATCTCTTATTCGCGCACTCCTAATAACTACCGATTGCAGAACTTCTGGGATTATAGCTATAAAGTGGTTGCGCAGGCATCTAATATTATCAAGGATATTCCTGAAGGTAAGAGTACAATTACCGATACACAGTTAGGCGAATGCTACTATCTGCGTGGCATGATTTACTTCTATCTCTGTCGTGCATACGGTAGACCATACGCGCAAAACCCTGATACAAACCTCGGTATGCCTATCGTTAACGGTACACCTGACGACCCAGTAAACGCTGTGTTGCCGAATCGTTCAACCGTAAAGGAAACCTACGAACAGGCGATTAAGGACTTAGAGAAGGCGGCTTCGCTGATGACAGAAGACCTGCACAGCGAAGAACGTTGTATCTTTGCTTCTAAAGAGGCTACTTGGGCTATGTTGAGTAGAATCTATCTCTATATGAGTGGAACTTACGAAACGCCTAACACCGCCTACGCTCAGAAGAGTGTTGAGTATGCTACAAAGGTAATCGACTCTGGTAAGTTTAGTCTGTTGAGCCGTAAGGACTATGGCGTTAGCAACACCCTTGAGCCAGAAAACAACCCTGAAAACATCTTCGTGGTGAAAAGAGTTGACTCTGAGTTCCCCGGTTGGGATTATTATTACACCATCGGCGGTATGTATTCAAATATCGGCGGTATGGGTTGGGGCGAAATGTATGCGTCTGGTAAATACCTTGATTTGCTGAACGAGACGGGTCAGAACGACTGGTTTAATAAGAAGTACAGCGATATTCGTGCGCAATTCATTGAGCCACAGTATGTAAAAGACAAGACTGATAAGTACGTCCCTGTCTTCCGTTTCATTAAGAATGTCTATGATGCAAGTGGTAATCAGGTGAATTTCAACTACGTACAGTTGCGCTATACCCGCCACCCAGACAATAGTTTGACTTGCGATACCACTGGAACGGGACACACTACTCCGCTTGTTCTCACACCAATCGACCCTACACAGCGTCTTTACTCGATTAATTATCAGGGACATACCTATCGCGGTGTGCTTGATTATCAGATGAAGCTCAACCGCGTTTATCCTATGTTCTATGTGGTGAAGTGTTCTCGTCAGGGTGGCAAGGAGAATCAGTTGTATTCGCCTATCATCTCTCGTCTTGACGAAATGTATCTCAATCGTGCTGAAGCAAATGTGAAGTTGGGTAATATTGCTAATGCAATGGCTGACGTGAACACGATTCGTGAGCGTGCTATCGTGGGTGGAAGCTATACGAGTGCTCAGTTTACTGCTGCCACAGCAAAGACTTTGGTGGATAAAGAACGTCAGTTAGAGTTGGCGTTTGAGGCAGAGCGCAGCTATGATGTGTTCCGCAATGGCGACACCCTTACACGTCGTTTCCCTGGTCCTCATCAGCCTATGGTTGACATTCCTGCAACCGACTACCGTGTGATTTACTTCATTCCACAGTCGGCTATCAATGCTTATAAGGGCAATCTGGAACAAAATCCAAGTAGTAACTAA
- the atpF gene encoding F0F1 ATP synthase subunit B, with protein MSLLLPDSGLLFWMTLVFLVVFFVLWKWGFPSIIKMVNERKEYIDESLAKAEEANLRLASIQKQGEELLMEAREKQAQILREATNTRDAIVGQAQEKAHEESARILSEAKAEIESQKQAAIRDIRSQVAELSVQIAEKILQKELSSSAEQTQLIDRLLDEVASSNGTESK; from the coding sequence ATGTCATTATTATTGCCAGATAGTGGCTTACTCTTTTGGATGACCCTCGTCTTCTTAGTGGTCTTCTTCGTCTTGTGGAAGTGGGGTTTCCCATCAATCATCAAGATGGTGAACGAGCGCAAGGAGTATATCGATGAGAGTCTTGCCAAAGCAGAGGAAGCCAACTTGAGGCTTGCAAGCATTCAGAAACAAGGTGAGGAGCTGCTTATGGAGGCACGTGAGAAACAGGCACAAATCCTTAGGGAAGCCACAAACACACGTGACGCCATAGTCGGTCAGGCACAGGAGAAGGCACACGAAGAGAGTGCACGTATCCTTTCTGAGGCCAAGGCTGAGATTGAAAGTCAGAAGCAGGCTGCCATCCGCGACATTCGTTCGCAGGTAGCAGAGCTCTCTGTGCAGATTGCTGAGAAGATTCTGCAAAAGGAACTCTCTTCTTCTGCTGAGCAGACCCAGCTTATCGACCGCTTATTGGATGAAGTTGCTTCTTCTAACGGAACAGAAAGTAAATAA
- the atpE gene encoding ATP synthase F0 subunit C encodes MLTSLLLAAETAKLGAAIGAGIAAVGAGLGIGRIGGQAMDAMARQPEKIGELRSAMIIAAALVEGVAFFAAIIALLCVF; translated from the coding sequence ATGTTGACATCATTGTTATTAGCAGCAGAAACTGCAAAGTTAGGCGCCGCTATCGGTGCAGGTATCGCAGCCGTAGGCGCAGGTCTTGGTATTGGTCGTATCGGTGGTCAGGCAATGGACGCTATGGCACGCCAGCCAGAGAAGATCGGTGAACTTCGTTCTGCAATGATTATCGCAGCTGCGTTGGTTGAGGGTGTTGCCTTCTTCGCTGCCATTATCGCTCTCCTCTGTGTATTCTAA
- the atpC gene encoding ATP synthase F1 subunit epsilon yields MLTLKIVSPERVVFTGEVDSVLVPGAMGSFEILTGHAPIISTLEEGKVVYGIKGAKTELHIVGGFVEVQKNVVNLCIEI; encoded by the coding sequence ATGTTGACACTTAAAATAGTTTCTCCCGAAAGGGTTGTCTTTACAGGTGAGGTAGATAGCGTGTTGGTTCCTGGCGCAATGGGGTCATTCGAGATTCTGACAGGTCACGCACCCATCATCTCAACACTGGAGGAAGGCAAGGTTGTCTATGGCATCAAAGGGGCAAAGACTGAACTGCATATTGTTGGCGGATTCGTCGAAGTGCAGAAGAATGTGGTGAACCTTTGCATAGAAATCTAA